A genomic stretch from Candidatus Palauibacter polyketidifaciens includes:
- the dcd gene encoding dCTP deaminase, giving the protein MAIKSDGWIRRMAREQGMIEPFADRQVRDGVISYGVSSYGYDMRVADEFRIFHNALFPVVDPKKFDERSFLEYQGDVCIIPPNSFALARSIEYFRIPRSILTICVGKSTYARCGLIVNVTPFEPEWEGHVTLEISNTTPLPARVYANEGIAQVLFFESDEVCEVSYADKAGKYQGQTGVTPPKL; this is encoded by the coding sequence TTGGCGATCAAGAGCGACGGCTGGATCCGGCGCATGGCGCGCGAGCAGGGCATGATCGAACCCTTCGCCGACCGCCAGGTCCGCGACGGCGTCATCTCCTACGGCGTCAGCAGCTACGGCTACGACATGCGCGTCGCCGACGAGTTCCGGATCTTCCACAACGCGCTCTTCCCGGTCGTCGACCCCAAGAAGTTCGACGAGCGCTCCTTTCTCGAGTACCAGGGGGACGTTTGCATCATCCCTCCGAACTCCTTCGCCCTCGCCCGCTCGATCGAGTATTTCCGCATCCCGCGAAGCATCCTCACCATCTGCGTGGGGAAGAGCACCTACGCCCGCTGCGGCCTCATCGTGAACGTCACCCCCTTCGAGCCGGAGTGGGAAGGGCACGTGACGCTCGAGATCTCGAACACGACCCCGCTCCCCGCGCGGGTCTACGCGAACGAGGGGATCGCCCAGGTCCTCTTCTTCGAGTCCGACGAGGTCTGCGAGGTCAGCTACGCGGACAAGGCCGGCAAGTACCAGGGCCAAACCGGCGTCACGCCGCCGAAGCTCTAG
- the secG gene encoding preprotein translocase subunit SecG produces MFTFLIVLISLIALVLCVMILLQSAKGGGLAASFGGASSSTDSFMGGRQAANALTKMSWYGGGSFLFLALVLTVLSARPDSAPESILRQGLPSQQSLPEAPASLLEAPPDLGEGAAPSDEAATPAAEEGAAVPDGTEGGEGNPGSGDGNPGS; encoded by the coding sequence ATGTTCACGTTCCTGATCGTATTGATATCGCTGATCGCGCTCGTGCTGTGCGTGATGATCCTCCTCCAGTCCGCGAAGGGCGGCGGGCTCGCCGCGTCTTTCGGCGGCGCCTCGTCCTCCACGGACTCCTTCATGGGAGGTCGCCAGGCGGCCAACGCGCTGACGAAGATGAGCTGGTACGGCGGGGGGAGTTTCCTCTTCCTCGCGCTCGTGCTGACCGTGCTCTCCGCGCGTCCGGACTCTGCGCCGGAGTCAATCCTGCGTCAGGGACTCCCCAGCCAGCAGAGCCTCCCCGAGGCGCCGGCTTCGCTGCTGGAGGCGCCGCCCGACCTCGGAGAGGGCGCGGCCCCGTCCGACGAAGCGGCCACACCCGCAGCGGAGGAGGGCGCCGCCGTTCCCGACGGGACGGAAGGCGGGGAAGGGAATCCCGGTTCCGGAGACGGCAACCCCGGTTCGTAG
- the nuoD gene encoding NADH dehydrogenase (quinone) subunit D, protein MGPQHPATHGVLRLVLQLDGERVVRCSPHIGYLHTGFEKTCEYREWNQCVPYTDRMDYLAPMLYNIGYAGAVEALLDVEITERCRVVRVILGELNRILGHLLWLGTTAIDIGAFSVFLYTFQERERIYNLHEAYTGGRITTSVTRVGGMMADLPVGWTAAVRDFAATFPETLDEVERLLSRNAIWQGRTMDIGLLSADRAVSYGVTGPTLRASGVAYDVRKARPYLGYEEYDFDVPVGTAGDVYDRYLVRVEEMRQSVRIIEQALNRLPGGPINIDDYRIVLPPKGEAMGSIDTMISHFKLVMEGVRVPAGETWYSIESSKGELGFGIISDGGTKPVRCRFRGPSFINIASLPELVKGELVADVVAINASLDVVLGEIDR, encoded by the coding sequence ATGGGGCCGCAGCATCCCGCCACTCACGGCGTCCTCCGGCTCGTGCTCCAGCTCGACGGGGAGCGCGTCGTCCGCTGCTCCCCCCACATCGGATACCTGCACACGGGCTTCGAGAAGACGTGCGAATACCGTGAATGGAATCAATGCGTCCCCTACACGGACCGCATGGATTACCTCGCGCCGATGCTCTACAACATCGGCTACGCCGGGGCGGTCGAAGCGCTCCTCGACGTCGAAATCACCGAGCGCTGCCGCGTCGTCCGCGTCATCCTGGGCGAGTTGAACCGCATCCTCGGCCACCTCCTGTGGCTGGGGACGACGGCGATCGACATCGGCGCGTTCTCCGTCTTCCTCTACACCTTCCAGGAGCGCGAGCGGATCTACAACCTGCACGAGGCGTATACGGGGGGCCGGATCACGACCTCCGTCACACGGGTCGGCGGGATGATGGCGGACCTGCCCGTGGGCTGGACAGCGGCGGTGCGCGACTTCGCCGCGACCTTCCCGGAGACGCTGGACGAGGTCGAGCGCCTCCTGTCGCGCAACGCGATCTGGCAGGGCCGCACGATGGACATCGGCCTGCTCTCCGCGGACAGGGCGGTGAGCTACGGCGTCACCGGACCCACGCTCCGCGCGAGCGGCGTGGCCTACGACGTGCGGAAGGCGCGTCCCTACCTCGGCTACGAGGAGTACGACTTCGACGTGCCCGTGGGGACGGCCGGCGACGTCTACGACCGCTATCTCGTGCGGGTGGAGGAGATGCGGCAGAGCGTCCGCATCATCGAACAGGCGCTGAACCGGCTTCCGGGCGGCCCGATCAACATCGACGACTACCGGATCGTCCTCCCCCCCAAGGGCGAGGCGATGGGGTCGATCGACACGATGATCTCGCACTTCAAGCTCGTGATGGAAGGCGTCCGCGTGCCGGCCGGCGAAACGTGGTATTCGATCGAAAGCTCGAAGGGCGAACTGGGGTTCGGGATCATCTCCGACGGGGGCACGAAGCCCGTCCGCTGCCGTTTCCGCGGCCCGTCGTTCATCAACATCGCGTCGCTTCCCGAGCTCGTGAAGGGCGAACTCGTCGCGGACGTCGTCGCCATCAACGCCTCGCTCGATGTCGTGCTCGGAGAGATCGACCGGTGA
- a CDS encoding NAD(P)H-dependent oxidoreductase subunit E, protein MSRRIHPAVVPAQPFQLTARETFDGPIFETEEGRHRLKAALSRYPTKQAALLPMLGFVQSVKGWIEPADMVEVAEALDLTPAYVHSIATFYTMYNKHPVGRHFVQVCTNISCHLNRAEEVLHRFLAETGTREGEISADGEFTVIEAECLGACGFATVVQVNDRYLEDVTPDCVSEIVANLRGAGDGGATDGPEAGGGA, encoded by the coding sequence GTGAGCCGGCGCATCCATCCCGCGGTCGTCCCCGCGCAGCCCTTCCAGTTGACGGCGCGGGAGACCTTTGACGGTCCCATCTTCGAGACGGAGGAGGGGAGGCACCGGCTGAAGGCGGCCCTCTCCCGCTATCCGACGAAACAGGCGGCGCTCCTCCCCATGCTCGGCTTCGTGCAGTCGGTGAAGGGGTGGATCGAACCCGCGGACATGGTCGAAGTCGCGGAAGCGCTGGACCTTACGCCCGCTTACGTGCACTCGATTGCGACCTTCTACACGATGTACAACAAGCACCCGGTCGGGCGTCACTTCGTCCAGGTGTGCACGAACATCTCCTGCCACCTGAACCGGGCCGAAGAGGTGCTGCACCGGTTCCTCGCCGAGACGGGGACGCGGGAGGGCGAGATCTCGGCGGACGGCGAGTTCACCGTGATCGAGGCGGAATGTCTCGGCGCGTGCGGCTTCGCCACGGTCGTGCAGGTGAACGACCGCTACCTCGAGGATGTGACGCCGGACTGCGTGTCCGAGATCGTGGCGAATCTGCGCGGGGCGGGTGATGGCGGGGCGACGGACGGGCCGGAGGCGGGAGGCGGCGCATGA
- a CDS encoding NADH-quinone oxidoreductase subunit B — protein MTTKLDYVINWARRNSLWPMPFGTACCAIEMMASAATKYDIGRFGMERMSFSPRQADLMIVAGRVTYKLAPVLRRVWDQMPQPKWCVSMGACASSGGMFDNYTIVQGIDTIVPVDVYVPGCPPRPEGLIYGLLMIQEKIKGESLADPRARDEAPEAVGRPNLPPETIELVAQPFGNSTNQNRMSGLGPTSALTRSRDRRERRLEHRD, from the coding sequence ATGACGACGAAGCTCGACTACGTCATCAACTGGGCGCGCCGCAACTCGCTGTGGCCCATGCCGTTCGGCACCGCCTGCTGTGCGATCGAGATGATGGCTTCCGCCGCGACCAAGTACGACATCGGCCGCTTCGGGATGGAGCGCATGTCCTTCAGCCCCAGGCAGGCGGACCTGATGATCGTCGCCGGCCGCGTGACCTACAAGCTGGCCCCGGTCCTGCGCCGGGTCTGGGATCAGATGCCCCAGCCCAAGTGGTGTGTATCGATGGGCGCGTGCGCGAGTTCCGGCGGCATGTTCGACAACTACACGATCGTCCAGGGGATCGACACGATCGTGCCCGTCGACGTCTACGTCCCGGGTTGTCCGCCGCGGCCGGAAGGCCTCATCTACGGACTCCTGATGATCCAGGAGAAGATCAAGGGAGAGTCGCTCGCCGACCCCCGCGCGCGGGACGAGGCTCCGGAGGCCGTCGGACGCCCGAATCTGCCCCCGGAGACGATCGAACTCGTCGCCCAGCCCTTCGGCAACTCGACGAACCAGAACCGCATGAGCGGGCTCGGCCCGACCTCCGCGCTGACCCGGTCCCGCGACCGGCGCGAGCGCCGTCTGGAACACCGGGATTGA
- a CDS encoding ribonuclease H: MTTDSGPGRESGTDAPLVHIFADESCLGNQFENRRNPGAAAGLIERFDERGGWYRRDFAHFDPDTTNNRMAITSGIVGLGALRRACRVVFTSDSQYLVRGMKEWVHGWARRGWRRKGGPIENLDLWRELVRVAARHRVEWRWTRGHADDVKNSYADHLAVTAARDRRGTDGLAPSGFESWLAEAQEKERFVEFLDLPSDAFTEDPRPPAPGGAGGD; this comes from the coding sequence TTGACGACCGACTCCGGACCCGGGAGGGAGAGCGGGACCGATGCTCCGCTCGTTCATATCTTCGCCGACGAGTCGTGCCTCGGCAACCAGTTCGAGAATCGCCGGAATCCGGGCGCGGCCGCGGGTCTCATCGAACGGTTCGACGAGCGCGGCGGATGGTACCGGCGGGACTTCGCCCACTTCGATCCCGACACGACGAACAACCGGATGGCGATCACCTCCGGCATCGTCGGGCTGGGCGCCCTGCGGCGGGCGTGTCGCGTCGTCTTCACGAGCGACAGCCAGTATCTCGTCCGAGGGATGAAGGAGTGGGTGCACGGCTGGGCCCGGCGCGGCTGGCGCCGGAAAGGCGGACCGATCGAGAACCTCGACCTGTGGCGGGAACTCGTGCGGGTCGCGGCGCGCCATCGCGTCGAGTGGCGCTGGACCCGGGGACACGCCGACGACGTGAAGAACTCCTACGCGGATCACCTCGCGGTGACGGCGGCGCGGGACCGGCGCGGCACCGACGGACTCGCCCCGTCCGGATTCGAGAGCTGGCTCGCGGAGGCGCAGGAGAAGGAGCGGTTCGTCGAGTTCCTGGATCTGCCGAGCGACGCGTTCACGGAGGATCCCCGACCCCCCGCTCCGGGCGGGGCCGGCGGCGACTGA
- a CDS encoding HU family DNA-binding protein, with amino-acid sequence MHRIVNARRRGRMTKADLIEQVHEAIGPGVTKRDCAAVVNAFLNAVKGAVVQGNHIEIRGFGTFKVRERRTRMARNPRTGDPVRVPQRKVPVFKPSRLLRDEVASSLE; translated from the coding sequence ATACACAGGATCGTAAACGCTCGGAGGAGAGGGAGAATGACGAAGGCGGATCTCATCGAACAGGTCCACGAGGCCATCGGCCCCGGCGTGACCAAGAGGGACTGTGCAGCGGTGGTCAACGCGTTTCTGAACGCGGTCAAGGGAGCCGTCGTGCAAGGCAACCACATCGAGATTCGCGGCTTCGGCACCTTCAAGGTTCGGGAGCGCCGGACCCGCATGGCGCGCAACCCGCGAACGGGAGATCCGGTCCGCGTGCCGCAGAGGAAGGTGCCCGTCTTCAAGCCCTCGCGCCTGCTGCGGGACGAGGTGGCGTCGAGCCTCGAGTGA
- a CDS encoding DUF423 domain-containing protein has product MGPGDGDGRERSRAQGGRSPGPPLRLIGAGSPHRGLLAAGCLLAGLGVAAGAFGAHSLEGRLSADELAIFDTAARYHMLHALGLVLLGLAAARWPDTGWKGPGLLMLCGIAVFSGTLYILALSGMAWLGAITPVGGVALIAAWIWAGWIALART; this is encoded by the coding sequence CTGGGACCGGGTGATGGAGATGGTCGCGAGCGAAGCCGCGCGCAGGGCGGGCGCAGCCCCGGCCCCCCTCTTCGACTGATCGGCGCCGGTTCGCCGCACCGCGGGCTCCTCGCGGCCGGGTGCCTGCTCGCCGGTCTGGGCGTCGCCGCCGGGGCGTTCGGCGCGCACTCGCTCGAGGGTCGCCTCTCGGCGGACGAACTCGCGATCTTCGACACGGCGGCCCGCTACCACATGCTGCACGCCCTCGGCCTCGTCCTCCTCGGCCTCGCGGCGGCGCGCTGGCCGGACACGGGGTGGAAGGGGCCCGGGCTTCTGATGCTGTGCGGCATAGCGGTGTTCAGCGGCACCCTCTACATCCTCGCGCTGTCCGGCATGGCCTGGCTCGGCGCGATCACGCCGGTCGGAGGCGTCGCGCTCATCGCCGCCTGGATCTGGGCCGGCTGGATCGCCCTCGCGCGTACCTGA
- the carA gene encoding glutamine-hydrolyzing carbamoyl-phosphate synthase small subunit yields MSETQARPGYLLLEDGRRFGGAYVGPETETAGEAVFTTVMTGYHEVLTDPSFAAQIVVMTAPMQGVYGIRDPDVQSRRPWVAGFVVRHLSHEIGSGPADSTLPEYLASHGIPTLIGTDTRALTRHIRDAGAMRAVIAHDGVAPERAAERLAAEPEMSGRDLATAVSTPEPYELDALDGSTERGLVLCLDYGVKTRSLDLFRREGYRVRVVPCDTDADALLAARPDGVFVSNGPGDPEAVPGAVERIRTLSDAGVPLFGICLGHQLIARAFGGTNYKLPYGHRGGNHPVLNHATGAVEITSQNHGFSVLDKDGRIEGGEDLEITHRNLNDGTVEGLVHRERPVFAVQYHPESAPGPHDSRYLFNRFIETMQNHGSPVPG; encoded by the coding sequence TTGAGCGAGACGCAAGCACGCCCCGGATACCTCCTGCTCGAGGACGGCCGCCGATTCGGCGGCGCCTACGTGGGCCCCGAGACCGAGACCGCCGGCGAGGCCGTCTTCACGACGGTGATGACGGGCTACCACGAGGTGCTCACGGACCCCTCCTTCGCCGCGCAGATCGTCGTCATGACCGCGCCCATGCAGGGCGTGTACGGCATCCGCGACCCCGACGTCCAATCTCGGCGCCCGTGGGTCGCGGGCTTCGTCGTGAGGCACCTTTCGCACGAAATCGGGTCCGGGCCCGCCGATTCCACGCTGCCCGAGTATCTCGCCTCGCACGGGATTCCGACGCTGATCGGCACGGACACCCGGGCGCTGACGCGTCACATCCGCGATGCGGGCGCGATGCGGGCCGTCATCGCGCATGATGGCGTGGCGCCGGAGCGGGCCGCCGAGCGCCTCGCCGCCGAGCCGGAGATGTCCGGCCGCGACCTCGCGACCGCCGTCTCGACCCCCGAACCCTACGAACTCGACGCGCTCGACGGGTCGACCGAGCGCGGCCTCGTGCTCTGCCTCGACTACGGAGTCAAGACGCGCAGCCTCGACCTCTTCCGCCGCGAGGGATACCGCGTGCGCGTCGTCCCGTGCGACACGGATGCCGACGCGCTGCTGGCCGCCCGCCCCGACGGCGTCTTCGTGTCGAACGGACCCGGCGATCCGGAGGCGGTGCCGGGCGCGGTCGAGCGCATCCGCACGCTGAGCGACGCCGGGGTCCCGCTCTTCGGCATCTGCCTCGGACACCAACTCATCGCGCGCGCCTTCGGGGGCACGAACTACAAGCTCCCCTACGGACACCGGGGCGGGAATCACCCCGTGCTCAACCATGCCACGGGCGCCGTGGAGATCACCTCTCAGAATCACGGCTTCAGCGTGCTCGATAAGGACGGACGAATCGAGGGCGGCGAGGATCTCGAGATCACGCACCGGAACCTGAATGACGGCACCGTGGAGGGGCTGGTCCACCGCGAGCGGCCGGTGTTCGCGGTACAGTACCACCCCGAATCGGCTCCCGGACCCCACGACAGCCGGTACCTCTTCAACCGCTTCATCGAGACGATGCAGAATCACGGCAGCCCCGTTCCGGGTTGA
- a CDS encoding molybdenum cofactor biosynthesis protein MoaE: protein MSQGPDDRVRTWITRESLDDFARFEDIVGEVGSGEDGALLFFQGRVRRTNRGRRVSRLTYEAYGEMAEGELSAICLEALEQFDVGSIAAAHRVGDLALGEVSVAIAVTSAHRDDGYRASRWIIETIKVRLPIWKHEHYEDGESHWVGAPTPEAGASTGGSRFG from the coding sequence ATGTCGCAGGGACCGGACGACCGCGTCCGGACGTGGATCACCCGCGAGAGTCTGGACGACTTCGCGCGATTCGAGGATATTGTAGGGGAGGTCGGGTCCGGGGAGGACGGTGCGCTGCTCTTCTTTCAGGGGCGGGTTCGCCGCACGAACCGCGGTCGCCGGGTGTCGCGCCTCACGTACGAGGCGTACGGGGAGATGGCGGAAGGGGAGTTGTCCGCCATCTGTCTCGAGGCGCTGGAGCAGTTCGACGTGGGTTCCATCGCCGCGGCCCACCGCGTGGGCGACCTCGCGCTGGGCGAGGTCAGTGTGGCGATCGCGGTCACGTCGGCACACCGCGACGACGGCTACCGGGCTTCACGCTGGATTATCGAAACGATCAAGGTCAGACTGCCGATCTGGAAGCACGAGCACTACGAGGATGGCGAATCGCATTGGGTGGGAGCCCCGACGCCGGAAGCGGGGGCTTCAACCGGCGGTTCACGGTTCGGATAG
- a CDS encoding aminotransferase class I/II-fold pyridoxal phosphate-dependent enzyme has product MPLTQFSPNVARLEASATLVLAARARKLRAAGVPVVDLSAGEPQYPAPAFAARAGIRSVEEGKTGYPPTSGLPELREAIARYLCETTAAEAVDPGSVIVSAGVKQSLFNCCYALFGAGDEVLVPSPYWPSYTTIVRLAGAEPVIVETTWDGGFVPTVEDLEAARTARTGGLMLNSPGNPTGAVIPSDLLREILAWAEQHGIWVLSDEIYRRLAFGAPAPSVFEVAERGERTILLDGVSKAFCMPGFRIGYAVGPSDVVRKMADLQGQTTSGAVGPSQHAAAAALGKSADREAFVEDLLSRLAGLREMGLSRFAEIDGIDAFPPDGALYFYARIGHGGAASLDVAERLLADAQVACMPGEPFGSPGHLRFNFAVEREVLEEGLERIAGFFG; this is encoded by the coding sequence GTGCCCCTTACGCAGTTTTCCCCGAACGTCGCCCGGCTCGAGGCATCGGCGACGCTGGTGCTCGCCGCCCGGGCCCGGAAGCTGAGGGCGGCGGGCGTTCCGGTCGTGGACCTTTCGGCCGGCGAACCGCAGTACCCCGCGCCAGCCTTCGCAGCCCGCGCCGGCATTCGGTCGGTCGAGGAGGGGAAGACGGGATATCCCCCGACGTCGGGGCTGCCGGAACTGCGCGAGGCGATCGCGCGCTATCTGTGCGAGACGACGGCCGCCGAGGCGGTGGATCCGGGCTCCGTGATCGTGAGCGCGGGCGTGAAGCAGTCGCTGTTCAACTGCTGCTATGCCCTCTTCGGCGCGGGCGATGAGGTGCTCGTGCCTTCCCCCTACTGGCCGAGCTATACGACGATCGTCCGGCTCGCGGGGGCGGAGCCGGTCATCGTGGAGACGACGTGGGACGGCGGGTTCGTGCCGACGGTCGAGGATCTCGAGGCGGCCCGCACGGCGCGGACCGGGGGGCTCATGCTCAACAGCCCGGGGAACCCGACCGGCGCCGTCATCCCGTCCGATCTCCTGCGCGAGATCCTGGCGTGGGCGGAGCAGCACGGGATCTGGGTGCTCTCCGACGAGATCTACCGGCGGCTCGCCTTTGGAGCCCCGGCGCCGTCGGTGTTCGAAGTCGCGGAGCGCGGGGAGAGGACGATCCTGCTCGACGGCGTGTCGAAGGCGTTCTGCATGCCGGGGTTCCGGATCGGGTACGCCGTGGGGCCGTCCGACGTCGTCCGGAAGATGGCGGACCTGCAGGGACAGACGACCTCCGGGGCCGTCGGCCCCTCCCAGCACGCCGCCGCCGCCGCGCTCGGAAAGAGCGCCGACCGGGAGGCGTTCGTCGAGGACCTCCTGTCCAGGCTCGCCGGACTCAGGGAGATGGGGCTCTCGAGGTTCGCGGAGATCGACGGGATCGACGCCTTCCCGCCCGACGGCGCCCTGTACTTCTACGCGCGGATCGGCCATGGCGGGGCCGCGTCGCTCGATGTCGCGGAGCGGCTGCTCGCCGACGCGCAGGTGGCGTGCATGCCGGGCGAGCCGTTCGGCTCTCCGGGGCACCTGCGCTTCAACTTCGCGGTGGAGCGGGAAGTCCTGGAGGAGGGACTGGAGCGGATCGCCGGCTTCTTCGGCTGA
- the moaA gene encoding GTP 3',8-cyclase MoaA has protein sequence MRDQFGRRIRYLRISVTDRCNLRCTYCMPEEGLAWIPKPEMLAYEEIAEIVRQMSGLGLERVRITGGEPLVRKDLPDLVRMIAAVPGIDDISLSTNAILLPRFAAALKEAGVARVNVSLDTLDREGFEEIARRPARRFDETMEGLRAAEEAGFAPIKINCVIMRGLNDHEVVDFAEITRERPWHVRFIELMPVGENLHLTDRFISTDEVLEKIRAIENLLPDPGPRGNGPAVYYRFPDGAGTVGVITPLSHNYCERCNRMRLTADGKLRTCLFGDHEVDMKGPLRETGSIEAAVAEALAGKPKRHYLELGTAAGSGGLAALSQVGG, from the coding sequence ATGAGAGACCAGTTCGGCCGCCGCATCCGGTATCTCCGGATCTCGGTCACAGACCGGTGCAATCTGCGCTGCACGTACTGCATGCCGGAGGAAGGGCTCGCGTGGATCCCCAAGCCGGAGATGCTGGCGTACGAGGAGATCGCCGAGATCGTGCGCCAGATGTCCGGGCTCGGGCTGGAACGGGTCCGGATCACGGGCGGAGAACCCCTCGTCCGCAAGGACCTGCCGGACCTCGTGCGCATGATCGCCGCGGTCCCGGGCATCGACGACATCTCGCTCTCCACCAACGCCATCCTCCTGCCGCGTTTTGCGGCGGCCCTCAAGGAAGCGGGCGTCGCGCGCGTGAACGTGAGCCTCGACACGCTCGATCGGGAGGGGTTCGAGGAGATCGCCCGAAGGCCCGCGCGGCGCTTCGATGAAACGATGGAAGGCCTCCGCGCCGCCGAGGAGGCGGGCTTCGCTCCGATCAAGATCAACTGCGTCATCATGCGGGGCCTCAACGACCACGAGGTCGTCGACTTCGCCGAGATCACGCGCGAGCGGCCGTGGCATGTGCGCTTCATCGAACTCATGCCGGTGGGAGAGAACCTCCACCTCACCGACCGCTTCATCTCGACCGACGAAGTGCTCGAGAAGATCCGCGCGATCGAGAATCTGCTGCCGGATCCTGGACCGAGGGGGAACGGGCCCGCCGTCTATTACCGCTTCCCGGACGGCGCGGGGACCGTGGGCGTGATCACGCCCCTCTCCCACAACTACTGCGAACGCTGCAACCGCATGCGGCTGACGGCCGACGGGAAGCTCCGGACCTGCCTGTTCGGCGACCACGAAGTCGACATGAAGGGCCCGCTGCGCGAGACGGGCAGCATCGAGGCTGCGGTGGCGGAGGCGCTCGCCGGGAAACCGAAGCGCCATTACCTGGAGCTGGGCACGGCGGCCGGGAGCGGAGGGCTCGCGGCGCTGAGCCAGGTGGGGGGCTGA
- a CDS encoding alpha/beta hydrolase, translated as MSRRQPEVRNVALGDGTVRVAILGRGRPVLFLHGISAHGRAWRPVAERFVDEHRGWECWLPDLPGRGVSDAEPGLSYTLDDEVRRLRALVRALAPEGPWPRLVAGHSQGAAIALALARAEPEIRGLLLSNPVTPEIRSPAVLRLLRSAAVRRVVGGVLAPLHAPLGHLVLRRACGPAFRAPADLVAAYARPWASSRRARTLLRILADWHPAELEDRMPDRPIDAHVVTGAHDPRIPVEAAKRLASRRGCDFTVCRDGGHVLTEQHPQLLARLLGELAIRLPPDAGSG; from the coding sequence GTGAGTCGGAGGCAGCCTGAGGTGCGCAATGTGGCGCTGGGCGACGGCACGGTGCGCGTCGCGATTCTGGGGCGGGGGCGCCCTGTGCTCTTCCTGCACGGGATCAGCGCTCACGGGCGCGCGTGGCGGCCCGTCGCCGAACGCTTCGTCGACGAACACCGGGGATGGGAGTGCTGGCTTCCGGACCTGCCGGGGCGCGGCGTTTCGGACGCGGAGCCGGGACTATCGTACACGCTGGACGACGAGGTGCGCCGGCTTCGCGCGCTTGTACGGGCGCTCGCGCCGGAGGGCCCATGGCCGCGACTCGTCGCCGGACACTCCCAGGGCGCTGCGATCGCGCTTGCACTCGCGCGGGCGGAACCGGAGATCCGCGGACTCCTGCTCTCGAATCCGGTGACGCCGGAGATCCGGAGCCCGGCGGTGCTGCGGTTGCTACGGTCTGCGGCGGTCCGGCGGGTCGTCGGGGGCGTGCTGGCGCCGCTCCACGCGCCGCTCGGCCACCTCGTGCTGCGGAGGGCGTGCGGTCCCGCCTTCCGGGCCCCCGCGGATCTGGTCGCCGCCTACGCCCGGCCCTGGGCGAGTTCGCGCCGGGCGCGGACCCTCCTGCGCATCCTGGCCGACTGGCACCCGGCGGAGTTGGAGGACCGCATGCCCGATCGTCCGATCGACGCGCACGTCGTGACGGGGGCGCATGACCCGAGGATCCCGGTCGAAGCCGCGAAGCGCCTCGCGTCCCGCCGCGGCTGCGATTTCACGGTGTGCAGGGACGGCGGCCACGTCCTGACCGAACAGCACCCACAGCTCCTCGCCCGCCTCCTCGGCGAACTTGCCATCCGGTTGCCCCCGGATGCGGGGAGCGGCTAG
- the ndhC gene encoding NADH-quinone oxidoreductase subunit A, which produces MLDPYLGILILALVGVLNAAAMMGVSHFVGSRRPTAVKASPYESGIPPLGTTRERFSVNFYIVAMLFIVLDIETLFLIPWAAIFRELGMVGFVEITAFLTVLGVGLVYAWKKGALEWD; this is translated from the coding sequence TTGCTCGACCCATATCTCGGCATCCTGATCCTCGCGTTGGTCGGCGTGCTGAACGCGGCCGCGATGATGGGCGTATCGCACTTCGTGGGTTCCCGCCGGCCGACCGCGGTGAAGGCGAGCCCGTACGAGTCGGGGATCCCCCCCCTCGGGACGACGCGGGAGCGTTTCTCGGTCAACTTCTACATCGTGGCGATGCTCTTCATCGTCCTCGATATCGAGACGCTCTTCCTCATTCCGTGGGCCGCGATCTTCCGGGAATTGGGCATGGTCGGGTTCGTGGAGATCACGGCGTTTCTGACCGTGCTCGGCGTCGGACTCGTGTACGCGTGGAAGAAGGGGGCCCTCGAATGGGACTGA
- a CDS encoding MoaD/ThiS family protein, which yields MTDRISVRTLFFGVYGELAARREGSAELAADSTVADLVNSLRGPGGLDWLPESVVVAVNQSYAEAGTTLSDGDEVALIPPVAGG from the coding sequence ATGACGGACCGGATCTCGGTTCGCACCCTCTTCTTCGGCGTGTACGGCGAACTCGCCGCGCGCAGGGAGGGGTCGGCGGAACTCGCGGCGGACAGCACAGTGGCGGACCTCGTCAACAGCCTGCGCGGGCCCGGCGGGCTCGACTGGCTCCCGGAGAGCGTCGTCGTCGCCGTAAACCAGAGCTACGCGGAGGCCGGCACGACCCTGTCCGACGGAGACGAGGTCGCGCTTATCCCTCCCGTGGCGGGGGGCTGA